tataatgacatagTAATATCATAACACTCCACCAAACaaaccttggttgcaacttctttaaatcattcagaaattttagctctctatGAAGCCAACCGAGAATGCATATAGTTATAGTctatcatccatcatatccgaaatgcatgcagtcttccttctacaacaaacactctttctatattatataaagatattgtAGTATGTATTGTCCAAATTAGATGTGGATACATTAAAGAAGACAGAACTAAATATATCTCACCAAAGTTCTTTTATACTTATAAGTTCCAGTAGAGtagaaagattgatgtcaagcaaataaaaTCCaatgagaatcttgcagatttgttcactaagataCTACCAACAttaacatttgagaagttagtgtataacattggTATGCGGCGACTCAACAAGTAATCAAATTAATCCCACTACAAACAGGAGGAGTATTTATAAGgcaaatttttgaagtttatcacatattggacaaaaggtacactatactcttttttcctttcactAGGTTTTGTTCCACTGGATTTTCCtttgtaaaattaatataattatcagtaAGTAGTAGAAATCCAAGAGAAAGTATTATATACTAGGTGGCTTCGCACCACAAGGACACTTGGCATCAACAAGCCTCTATATATGACTTTTGTGTGTGAAAACATTTACTACAAAATGGAGTGAGTCAAAAATATAGGCTAATGGTAGTGGCTCATGCCTATATATACCACCTCCACTAGCAGCatcacccccccccccccccccccccccccccccccctttctCTTTGTATTGAGATGATCCGAAAATAGAGAATTAACTCAAAAAGCTTTATGTACATTCCTAATTTGCCCCTCTTCCTCTCTTTTGTCCAATCAATTCTTGCTTATCTTTCTCTTTTAAATCCtttgcatatattttattatatatttataacacattcaacccttttggtttttattctcattttctctcatacaATCAAATCAAGATCTTCTTTCTTCGCTTTTTTCTTCGTTTCACATAGCCTAGCTAGGCTCAGACATTTTACATAAAGAAACACAAAATGTGGGGTCagacattaaaatatatttcgaatatatattttttatattaaaatatattcttaaatatattatttttagctTAATCGATATtcttaaatacatatttttcttttttatattattatatattgatttatattttttatataggaTCAATGATAGGAATAAATTCATGTATCATTCATACAATTGAATATActtaaaatacaattttttcacattttattatGACATCAAAGCTGAGCATTCCTGTCCGTATTCACaaaataagtttattaatttgattcacTCACGTCTTTATTTTCatgaaaagatgagtttttaGTTTGACGTACTCACACCACCACCTTTATTTAAAGATGAGTTTTTAGTTTGACATGCTCACGCCATCATCTTTATGGAAATACAAGTTTATTAGTTTGGTATACTCATATCATCATCTTGTTAGTGACACCATCACCTCTTGATTTGTATTATAAACTcaattcaacaaattttttgCCTACTTGAATTTAAGGGGCATTAGAAGATGTTttgatatatttcaaatatatattttctatgttaaaatatattttaaagatatgATTTATAGGCAATcagatattctaaatatttgttttcttattttacattattatatattaattatattaatttatattttcttatataatacctatgatatataaatttatatataatttagatagtTGAATATATcttaaatacaatttatttacaTTCCATCAATCCAGACATTCATAAGACCCTAACAACATTGATTTCTATTTCTAAGAACTATCAAACCCTTGCTCTTCTTATCTAAACTAGTTGATCTTTAAAACCCAAAACAGATAACAAACGACTTTTGGAAACTTAATCTTTCGTTTGTAAAGGAGCCTTCTACTTAACACCTCTGCAACATTTTAGTTAACGGACGTAACATActtttgaaaaacttaacacTTGAAACATTCTTAATctttatttcacaaaaaaaaaaaaatctgaattaAAGTTGTTACAGTTAGCACTAAGGAGTCTTTATTTCGGTGAATTAAAgttggcaaaatctgaaaaataggTCCAAAGGAACTTTTAGGTTAAGTGAAGTTGGGAAAATTGTGTATGTTCCTAAAAcgaaaaatacaaattatttatgaataaatagtattaaataaGATCTGTCAATAATTATATTCCATTTTATTCAAGCTAAAATTGTTCCCAAAAGACATTAATTCTTGAAATCTTTTGGTACACTGCAAGTCCAATGCCTTTATAGACTACTTAAACACAAGCaaatctataataaaaatatgaataactAGGAACAAGGCGGCATGTAAGTAGAAGGTGGCAGCGTCGACGTTTCTGTAGTAGACCCGTTCTTTACAATAAGAACTGTATCCATTCCCCAGGTTGCATGCCTTTCCAAATGACAATGCATAAACCAAACTCCTGttgtaaattaaattcatcAACAACAAATGACAAAAAGAGAAGTATTGTCAGCAAAAGTTTAGAAGGAAACATGAGAAAAACTTACAGGGACAGtcttaacttttttattaaacaacttGAATTGTAGCCCATCCATTCTTAGGAAGATTAATGGTGTTAACTTCGGGTGGATCAACCAAATTATAAGTGAGTGGATGAGTCACATTGCCGAAATTCCCTGAGCCTGTGCCTACGAGATAGAAGCTGAAACCATGTAAATGCAATGGATCACTTGAAGCAGAGCCGAGAATAGTCCCTTGGTACACAATTTCAACAGCTTCACCATAATCAATCATCCTAGCCTTTGTCCCTTGGGCTGTGTACGCTGATACGTTCGACACATCTCCTGTGAAGTTGAAAAAAAAGGGTGGCACACTTGGGAAATCTCTGTcgaaaatattattcaactcCTACAAGAAGCATTGTGCTTTTAGAATATCGCAAAATTGACTAAcataatgtaaataatttaaagCTCTTACCCGTAGTATGCTTGCAGTATATCAACCAGAGTATCGAAACTAACATTATTTAAGCTGGCAGCTGTCCTATAACCGGAATTGGTTTCACACGAGCTGTTGGGACATAAGGTGATATTTTTTGGAACATCGATGGGATATTCATTATTTGCTAGGCCTTTTATGCTTCCAGTGAAGTTTTGTGCGGCATCTATGTCATTGTAAGGAGGAAGAGTTGGAAGAAAGGGGATGAAGGGGCGGAATAATTGCCTTCATATTGAACAATTGCGGTGGCGGTGGAGTTGGGAAATGTGACAACACTATCACGGAAAGGAGAAGAAGCCATGTAGTAGTGGCTGAGATTTTGGTTTGCTGTGAACAAAATGTCCATTGTTTGTCCAGGAGTGATCATTATATAAGTGGTGTTTATTGGTTTTATGTACGCTGCAACAACTGTGAGGCTGTAGTTGGCGATTCCGAAAAATTGTTCTTCATTCATCACAGCGTTCACAATACGAAGAAGataagttttattgtttttaactCAGAGGCGATAGGTTGTCTCTGCAATTTAAGTGAAATGTTGTATTGTTTTCTAGTTTCACTTCGCATATTCATCTTCACGATTTgttgactttttaaaatatttattttatttatgtgttacattattatagatttttttgttttcaaattaatattaagaaattgCCTTTAACGTCTACTTTTAAACTGTtattgttaaacaaaattaattagtaacatgtttttaaatcctatataaataaaaatatataacaaatgcAGAATATCTAATGGTGCACCAAAAGACGTATATGGGCGGTGCTGGCCTAAAAGAAAATGCAATGgcaattaatacattttttaaacccttaaaatttatttttccaatgtattttagtcattttagcACTCATTGTAAACGGTGATTAATTGTTTTGTCTTTTCCCACGTAACGTTAGTcgtttattaagaaaaaaaactcgTTAAATCAGGCAAATCAACTATATAACAATTAATCACATTCTTCTAATTAAACAAGCTTATTAATCAAAAAAGGTAATCATCCTTTAATTCTGAATGAATCCTAAGTAGAGATTAGGGAAAAACTACCATTGAAGTTTATACTGTCTCTTAGAATAAAGCTCTTAACAACcaatatgattttaaatcaatcaattttaactTTGGAGTCTTTCTTGGTCTTAAAAACTTCTTTACAACCGTTTGGTCTAACCGCATCAGAGAGCTCTGGTAGATCCCATGTATCATTGTCACTCATAGAttgtatttcttctttcatagcCTCAAATCATTTATTTGACTATAGGCAAGAAATGGGCTCCTTAAAATTTACAAGATCTACAATCTAGCCAATATCATAATCAGACTCACCAAGATAGACATAATAATCACAAAAATTGTTGGTCATCTCTGTCTAGCTGAAATTCTAACTAGAATTATAACTATGGGCTCATCAGGTACAATACCAGATACAAATAGCTAAACTAATGCAAGATCTGAAACAACATCATTAGTGGTGGCATCATTTTGAATAGGTTCATAGTCTAAAAGATTCCCTAAAATTTGTCGTTTGGGCTCCTCAATAGA
This is a stretch of genomic DNA from Mangifera indica cultivar Alphonso chromosome 11, CATAS_Mindica_2.1, whole genome shotgun sequence. It encodes these proteins:
- the LOC123229718 gene encoding laccase-13-like, with product MNEEQFFGIANYSLTVVAAYIKPINTTYIMITPGQTMDILFTANQNLSHYYMASSPFRDSVVTFPNSTATAIVQYEDAAQNFTGSIKGLANNEYPIDVPKNITLCPNSSCETNSGYRTAASLNNELNNIFDRDFPSVPPFFFNFTGDVSNVSAYTAQGTKARMIDYGEAVEIVYQGTILGSASSDPLHLHGFSFYLVGTGSGNFGNVTHPLTYNLVDPPEVNTINLPKNGWATIQVV